Below is a window of Rhodospirillaceae bacterium DNA.
CGACCGGCCGGACGGTAATGCGTGGGTCATTCCGGGCCGCAAGCCGGACACCCACCTGGTCAATCTCGACTACTACTGGAAGCGTGTCACGGCGGAGGCCGGTCTCAAGGACGTGCGCCTTCACGATGCCCGCCACTCCTACGCCAGCCGGGCGCTGGCGCTTGGGGAGAGCCTCAGCTTGATCGGGCGGCTGCTGGGCCATTCGCGGGTGGCGACGACGGCGCGCTACGCGCATCTGGTGCGCGATGCGGAGAAGGCGGCGGCGGGCCGGGTGGGCGACAGCATTGCCGTTCACGTGACGCCGGAGCGGAGCGCGGCATGAGGGGGGAGCGGCGGCGGACGATCTCCAACCGCATGGTGGCGGCGCTGGAGGTCGAGCGGGACACGGTGTTCTGGGACCGGGAGCTGAGGGGCTTCGGGGTGAGGGCCTATCCCGGCGGCGGCAAGGTCTACGTGGCGCAGGCGCGGGGGCCGAAGGGACCGAGGCGGGTCACGGTGGGGCGCCACGGGGTGGTGAACGCCGAGGAGGCGAAGCGGCGGGCGGCGCTGATCATCGCGCGGGTGAAGGCCGGCGAGGACCCGGTGCCCGAGCCGCTGGCGGCGAAGCGGGTGCAGGGGCCGACGGTGGTCGATCTTGCGGCGCGCTATCTGGAGAAGCACGTCGCGGTGCGCTGCAAGCCGAAGACCGCGAGGACGACGCGCAGCGTGGTGGAACGGCATATCGTGCCGGGGCTCGGCGGCCTGGCGCTGGCGGCGGTCGAGCCCCGCCACGTGCTCGATCTGCATCACGGTCTCAGCGACCGGCCCGCGATGGCGAACATGACGGTGGCGGTGCTGTCGCACATGTACAAACTCGCCGAGGGCTGGGGCATGGTGGCGGACGGGGTCAACCCGTGCGGGTCGGTGGCGCGGTATCCGGCCAAGCGCCGCGAGCGCTTCCTGACCGACGCGGAGTTCGAGAAGCTGGGCCGGGTGCTGGACGAGGCGGCGGTCGAGGGCGGGGCGTCGGCGGGCGCGGTGGCGGCGATCCGTCTGCTGATGCTGACGGGGTGCCGCAAGAACGAGATCCTGACGCTGCAATGGAAGGACGTTGACCTCGACGCGGGCGAGCTGGCGCTTGCCGACGCGAAGACCGGTCCGCGCGCGGTGCCGCTGCCGCCGTCGGCGGCGCGGCTGCTGGCGGCGCTGCCCCGCAAGCCCGGCAATCCCTGGGTCATACCGGGGCACAAGCCGGGCACGCACATGACCGACATCGACGGCGCCTGGCAGACGCTCCGGGAGCGCGCCGGGCTGAAAGGCGTGAGAATCCATGACCTCAGGCACAGCTACGCCTCGCGGGCTCTGGCGCTGGGGGAGAGCCTGCCGATGATCGGCAAGCTGCTGGGCCACCGCCAGGTCGAGACCACGGCGCGCTATGCGCACCTCGCGCGCGAGTCGGTGCACGAGGCGGCGGCCAGGATCGCCGACAGCATCGCCGCCGACGTACTATAGGCCCGGCCCGTGGCGGGGCCTCTCTTCGCGCCCTGCCGGAAGCGCTCATTCCCTGGTCATCTTCCAGATCGCCCTGCCGAGGATGTCGAGCTTCCCGGCGAGGCAGGCATGGGCCTGGTAGCGCGGGTTGGCGCAGCTCAGACGGAGCCTCGGGGGATCAGTCCCGGCGAGCGGCTCGACGCGCCAGACCTCGAAGCCGCCGGGCCCGCGGAGCACGAAGAGCCCGCCGGCAGCGGTATCCCGCTTCGCGGTGTCGACGAGGAGTCGGTCGCCGGCGCGGAGCACGGGCTCCATCGCCTCACCGCGCACTCTGACGATGCGCAGGTTCCCGGTCTCGGCGCGC
It encodes the following:
- a CDS encoding tyrosine-type recombinase/integrase: MRGERRRTISNRMVAALEVERDTVFWDRELRGFGVRAYPGGGKVYVAQARGPKGPRRVTVGRHGVVNAEEAKRRAALIIARVKAGEDPVPEPLAAKRVQGPTVVDLAARYLEKHVAVRCKPKTARTTRSVVERHIVPGLGGLALAAVEPRHVLDLHHGLSDRPAMANMTVAVLSHMYKLAEGWGMVADGVNPCGSVARYPAKRRERFLTDAEFEKLGRVLDEAAVEGGASAGAVAAIRLLMLTGCRKNEILTLQWKDVDLDAGELALADAKTGPRAVPLPPSAARLLAALPRKPGNPWVIPGHKPGTHMTDIDGAWQTLRERAGLKGVRIHDLRHSYASRALALGESLPMIGKLLGHRQVETTARYAHLARESVHEAAARIADSIAADVL